From Halichoerus grypus chromosome 6, mHalGry1.hap1.1, whole genome shotgun sequence, one genomic window encodes:
- the COPS6 gene encoding COP9 signalosome complex subunit 6: MRCRPTEAGREGAGPRLAGAGKMAAAANGTGGSSGMEVDAAVVPSVMASGVTGSVSVALHPLVILNISDHWIRMRSQEGRPMQVIGALIGKQEGRNIEVMNSFELLSHTVEEKIIIDKEYYYTKEEQFKQVFKELEFLGWYTTGGPPDPSDIHVHKQVCEIIESPLFLKLNPMTKHTDLPVSVFESVIDIINGEATMLFAELTYTLATEEAERIGVDHVARMTATGSGENSTVAEHLIAQHSAIKMLHSRVKLILEYVKASEAGEVPFNHEILREAYALCHCLPVLSTDKFKTDFYDQCNDVGLMAYLGTITKTCNTMNQFVNKFNVLYDRQGIGRRMRGLFF, translated from the exons ATGCGCTGCCGGCCTACGGAAGCcggcagggagggggcggggccgaggcTGGCGGGCGCGGGGAAAATGGCGGCGGCGGCGAACGGGACTGGAGGGAGCAGCGGGATGGAGGTGGATGCAGCAG TGGTCCCCAGCGTGATGGCCTCCGGCGTGACGGGGAGCGTCTCCGTCGCTCTTCATCCCCTCGTCATTCTCAACATTTCAGACCATTGGATTCGCATGCGCTCCCAGGAGGGGCGGCCTATGCAGG TGATTGGGGCTCTGATCGGGAAACAGGAGGGCCGAAATATCGAGGTGATGAACTCCTTTGAGCTGCTCTCCCACACCGTGGAGGAGAAGATTATCATTGACAAGGAGTATTACTACACCAAGGAGGAGCAGT TCAAACAGGTGTTCAAGGAGCTGGAGTTTCTGGGTTGGTATACCACCGGGGGGCCGCCTGACCCCTCCGACATCCACGTCCACAAGCAG GTGTGCGAGATCATCGAGAGCCCGCTCTTTCTTAAATTGAACCCTATGACCAAGCACACAGAT CTTCCCGTCAGTGTTTTTGAGTCTGTCATCGATATAATCAATGGAGAG GCCACGATGCTGTTTGCCGAACTGACCTACACTCTGGCCACAGAGGAAGCCGAACGCATTGGCGTCGACCACGTGGCCCGAATGACAGCCACGGGCAGCGGGGAGAACTCCACTG TGGCCGAGCACCTGATCGCGCAGCACAGCGCCATTAAGATGCTGCACAGCCGGGTCAAGCTCATCTTGGAGTACGTCAAGGCCTCCGAAGCGG GAGAGGTCCCCTTCAACCACGAGATCCTGCGGGAGGCCTACGCTCTGTGTCACTGCCTCCCGGTGCTCAGCACAGACAAGTTCAAGACCGACTTCTATGAC CAATGCAATGACGTGGGGCTCATGGCCTACCTCGGCACCATCACCAAAACCTGCAACACCATGAACCAGTTCGTGAACAAGTTCAACGTCCTCTATGATCGACAAGGCATTGGCAGGCGGATGCGGGGGCTCTTCTTCTGA